In Phycodurus eques isolate BA_2022a chromosome 23, UOR_Pequ_1.1, whole genome shotgun sequence, a genomic segment contains:
- the pnp5a gene encoding purine nucleoside phosphorylase 5a isoform X1: MFPQGNQCYTYEDCKATADWLLAQTDVRPSVGIVCGSGLGGLAALLKDQVAFNYKDIPNFLQSTVHGHAGRLVFGTLKGRSCVCMQGRFHLYEGYPVQKITLPVRIFKLLGVDTVILTNAAGGLNQDFKVGDIMIMKDHLNIPGFAGNNPLAGLNDDRFGVRFPCMSDAYDRELQQLATDVGQELGFGDFLREGVYCVLGGPSFETIAECRMLHKLGADAVGMSTVHEAIVARHCGMRVFALSLITNRAVMDYDSEEKANHEEVLQTGKQRAEQLERLIFTMVTRMEHNNSDV, from the exons ATGTTTCCTCAAGGTAACCAGTG CTACACTTACGAAGACTGCAAGGCCACGGCCGATTGGCTGCTGGCTCAGACCGACGTGCGGCCCTCCGTCGGCATCGTGTGCGGCTCCGGCCTCGGCGGGCTGGCGGCCTTGCTGAAGGATCAGGTGGCCTTCAACTACAAGGACATTCCAAACTTCCTGCAGAGCACGG TGCACGGACACGCCGGACGGCTGGTTTTCGGAACGTTGAAGGGGCGatcgtgcgtgtgcatgcaggGCCGATTCCACCTGTACGAGGGCTACCCCGTCCAGAAG ATCACACTGCCCGTGCGCATCTTCAAGCTGCTGGGCGTCGACACGGTGATACTTACCAACGCGGCGGGCGGTCTCAACCAGGACTTCAAGGTGGGAGACATCATGATCATGAAAGATCACCTCAACATTCCGGGCTTCGCTGGGAACAACCCCCTCGCCGGACTCAACGACGATAG GTTTGGCGTGCGCTTCCCGTGCATGTCCGACGCGTACGACCGAGAGCTTCAGCAGCTGGCCACGGACGTGGGCCAAGAACTGGGCTTCGGAGACTTCCTGAGGGAGGGCGTCTACTGCGTGCTGGGCGGTCCGTCCTTCGAGACCATCGCAGAGTGCAGGATGCTGCACAAACTCGGCGCCGATGCCGTCG GCATGAGCACGGTCCACGAGGCGATCGTGGCTCGCCACTGCGGCATGCGCGTCTTCGCCCTGTCGCTGATCACCAACCGGGCGGTGATGGACTACGACAGCGAGGAGAAGGCCAACCACGAGGAGGTCCTCCAGACGGGCAAGCAGAGGGCGGAGCAGCTGGAGCGGCTCATCTTCACCATGGTGACCAGGATGGAGCACAACAACAGCGACGTCTGA
- the pnp5a gene encoding purine nucleoside phosphorylase 5a isoform X2 — MNGTDLRYTYEDCKATADWLLAQTDVRPSVGIVCGSGLGGLAALLKDQVAFNYKDIPNFLQSTVHGHAGRLVFGTLKGRSCVCMQGRFHLYEGYPVQKITLPVRIFKLLGVDTVILTNAAGGLNQDFKVGDIMIMKDHLNIPGFAGNNPLAGLNDDRFGVRFPCMSDAYDRELQQLATDVGQELGFGDFLREGVYCVLGGPSFETIAECRMLHKLGADAVGMSTVHEAIVARHCGMRVFALSLITNRAVMDYDSEEKANHEEVLQTGKQRAEQLERLIFTMVTRMEHNNSDV, encoded by the exons atgAATGGAACAGACCTTCG CTACACTTACGAAGACTGCAAGGCCACGGCCGATTGGCTGCTGGCTCAGACCGACGTGCGGCCCTCCGTCGGCATCGTGTGCGGCTCCGGCCTCGGCGGGCTGGCGGCCTTGCTGAAGGATCAGGTGGCCTTCAACTACAAGGACATTCCAAACTTCCTGCAGAGCACGG TGCACGGACACGCCGGACGGCTGGTTTTCGGAACGTTGAAGGGGCGatcgtgcgtgtgcatgcaggGCCGATTCCACCTGTACGAGGGCTACCCCGTCCAGAAG ATCACACTGCCCGTGCGCATCTTCAAGCTGCTGGGCGTCGACACGGTGATACTTACCAACGCGGCGGGCGGTCTCAACCAGGACTTCAAGGTGGGAGACATCATGATCATGAAAGATCACCTCAACATTCCGGGCTTCGCTGGGAACAACCCCCTCGCCGGACTCAACGACGATAG GTTTGGCGTGCGCTTCCCGTGCATGTCCGACGCGTACGACCGAGAGCTTCAGCAGCTGGCCACGGACGTGGGCCAAGAACTGGGCTTCGGAGACTTCCTGAGGGAGGGCGTCTACTGCGTGCTGGGCGGTCCGTCCTTCGAGACCATCGCAGAGTGCAGGATGCTGCACAAACTCGGCGCCGATGCCGTCG GCATGAGCACGGTCCACGAGGCGATCGTGGCTCGCCACTGCGGCATGCGCGTCTTCGCCCTGTCGCTGATCACCAACCGGGCGGTGATGGACTACGACAGCGAGGAGAAGGCCAACCACGAGGAGGTCCTCCAGACGGGCAAGCAGAGGGCGGAGCAGCTGGAGCGGCTCATCTTCACCATGGTGACCAGGATGGAGCACAACAACAGCGACGTCTGA